In Microbacterium esteraromaticum, the following proteins share a genomic window:
- a CDS encoding isocitrate lyase/PEP mutase family protein gives MTNADKARTLIDLYEAPEILRVVNVWDVVSAKAVAALPETKALATAGHSIAATFGYADGQIPRDIMIDFVGRIAAAVDLPVTADLDDGYGDAGETTRLAIGAGVVGANIEDRLAPFAESLAKVEAIVKAAEAEGVPFALNARTDAIVRGGDKALADKLADAVERGRAFLDAGATAVFVPGVLDADATRMLVEGIGHNKVSVIGLPGALTAAEYEALGASRISYGPLTQRVALTALQDLATDLYANGVIPEGTRALN, from the coding sequence ATGACGAACGCTGACAAGGCCCGCACCCTCATCGACCTCTACGAAGCGCCGGAGATCCTGCGCGTCGTCAACGTCTGGGACGTCGTCTCGGCGAAGGCCGTCGCCGCCCTGCCCGAGACGAAGGCTCTCGCCACCGCCGGCCACTCGATCGCTGCGACCTTCGGCTATGCCGACGGCCAGATCCCGCGCGACATCATGATCGATTTCGTCGGCCGCATCGCCGCCGCCGTCGACCTGCCGGTCACGGCCGACCTCGACGACGGCTACGGTGACGCAGGGGAGACCACTCGCCTGGCGATCGGCGCCGGGGTCGTCGGCGCGAACATCGAAGACCGCCTCGCGCCCTTCGCGGAGTCGCTCGCGAAGGTGGAGGCCATCGTGAAGGCGGCCGAAGCCGAGGGCGTGCCCTTCGCGCTCAACGCCCGTACCGACGCGATCGTGCGCGGTGGCGACAAGGCGCTCGCCGACAAGCTCGCGGACGCCGTCGAGCGCGGCCGCGCGTTCCTCGACGCCGGCGCGACCGCAGTGTTCGTGCCTGGCGTCCTGGATGCGGACGCCACCCGCATGCTCGTCGAGGGGATCGGGCACAACAAAGTCAGTGTCATCGGCCTCCCTGGTGCGCTCACGGCTGCGGAATACGAGGCGCTGGGAGCATCGCGCATCTCATACGGCCCGCTCACGCAGCGCGTGGCGCTCACCGCCCTGCAGGACCTCGCCACCGACCTGTACGCGAACGGCGTCATCCCTGAGGGCACCCGCGCGCTGAACTGA
- a CDS encoding proline--tRNA ligase: MITRLSNFFLRTLRDDPAGAEVASHKLLIRAGYIRPQAAGIFAWLPLGLRVKAKIEAIVREEMAAAGAQEVHFPALMPREAYEATGRWDEYGDLLFRLKDRKGGDYLLAPTHEEAFTQLVKDLYSSYKDLPLTIFQIQDKYRDEARPRAGLLRGREFTMKDAYSFDASDEGLDASYMAQRDAYERIFQRLGLEYAIVQADAGAMGGSRSEEFLHPTPVGEDTFVRSEGGYAANVEAYTTTAPDAVGWDGVGPATIFDSPDTPTIDTLVAHANAVLDGEYTAADTLKNVVLALSHLDGSRELVIVGIPGDREVDMKRAEVAFAPAEVEAATDADFERNPLLVCGYIGPWSETGAVLGEESATGIRYLVDPRVADGTRWITGANIDQKHAHTVVAGRDFIADGAVEIANVREGDPAPDGSGPVSLARGMEIGHVFQLGRKYAEALGLKVLDQNGKLVTVTMGSYGIGVTRILAIIAELNNDDKGLIWPASVAPFDVQVVAAGRDQIAFDVAEDISNQLEAARLEVLYDDRKKVSPGVKFGDAELVGVPKIVIVGRGAADGQVELWDRASGEREALSAAEAVARLTR; encoded by the coding sequence GTGATCACGCGTCTGTCGAACTTCTTCCTCCGCACGCTCCGCGACGACCCGGCCGGCGCCGAGGTCGCCAGCCACAAGCTGCTGATCAGAGCCGGGTACATCCGTCCGCAGGCGGCGGGCATCTTCGCCTGGCTGCCGCTGGGTCTGCGCGTCAAGGCGAAGATCGAGGCCATCGTGCGCGAGGAGATGGCTGCGGCCGGAGCACAGGAGGTGCACTTCCCTGCGCTCATGCCGCGTGAGGCGTACGAGGCGACCGGCCGCTGGGACGAGTACGGCGATCTGCTGTTCCGTCTGAAGGATCGCAAGGGTGGCGATTACCTCCTCGCTCCCACGCATGAGGAGGCGTTCACCCAGCTGGTGAAGGATCTGTACTCCTCGTACAAGGACCTCCCGCTGACGATCTTCCAGATCCAGGACAAGTACCGCGACGAGGCGCGGCCCCGCGCCGGTCTCCTGCGCGGACGCGAGTTCACGATGAAGGACGCGTACTCGTTCGATGCGTCGGACGAGGGGCTCGACGCCAGCTACATGGCGCAGCGCGATGCGTACGAGCGCATCTTCCAGCGACTCGGCCTCGAGTACGCCATCGTTCAGGCCGACGCCGGTGCGATGGGTGGCTCGCGCAGCGAGGAGTTCCTGCACCCGACTCCTGTCGGCGAGGACACCTTCGTGCGCAGCGAAGGAGGGTATGCGGCGAACGTCGAGGCCTACACCACCACCGCTCCGGATGCTGTCGGCTGGGACGGTGTGGGGCCGGCGACGATCTTCGACTCGCCCGACACCCCGACCATCGACACGCTCGTGGCTCACGCGAACGCCGTGCTCGACGGCGAGTACACCGCTGCCGACACGCTCAAGAACGTGGTCCTCGCTCTGTCGCACCTCGACGGCTCTCGCGAGCTGGTGATCGTGGGCATCCCGGGCGATCGCGAGGTCGACATGAAGCGCGCCGAGGTCGCCTTCGCGCCCGCCGAGGTCGAAGCGGCAACCGACGCGGACTTCGAGCGCAACCCGCTGCTCGTGTGCGGATACATCGGCCCGTGGTCCGAGACCGGCGCGGTGCTCGGCGAGGAGTCGGCGACCGGCATCCGGTATCTGGTCGACCCGCGCGTCGCCGATGGCACCCGGTGGATCACCGGCGCCAACATCGACCAGAAGCACGCGCACACCGTCGTCGCGGGGCGGGACTTCATCGCCGACGGAGCGGTGGAGATCGCGAACGTCCGCGAGGGCGACCCGGCGCCGGACGGCTCAGGCCCCGTCTCACTGGCTCGCGGCATGGAGATCGGCCATGTCTTCCAGCTCGGACGCAAGTACGCCGAGGCTCTCGGTCTGAAGGTGCTCGACCAGAACGGCAAGCTCGTCACGGTCACCATGGGCTCCTACGGCATCGGAGTCACGCGCATCCTCGCGATCATCGCCGAGCTGAACAACGACGACAAGGGTCTGATCTGGCCGGCATCCGTCGCTCCCTTCGACGTCCAGGTCGTCGCCGCAGGTCGCGACCAGATCGCCTTCGACGTCGCGGAGGACATCTCGAACCAGCTCGAGGCGGCCCGCCTCGAGGTGCTCTACGACGATCGAAAGAAGGTGTCGCCCGGCGTGAAGTTCGGTGACGCCGAGCTCGTCGGAGTCCCGAAGATCGTGATCGTCGGCCGTGGAGCGGCCGACGGCCAGGTCGAACTGTGGGACCGCGCATCCGGTGAGCGAGAGGCGCTCTCGGCGGCCGAGGCCGTCGCACGACTGACCCGCTGA
- a CDS encoding TIGR00730 family Rossman fold protein, whose amino-acid sequence MTDATLNDDLRHELTALLDKAGIRAERGLVARLLQTSLSLGMENTDRLDLKIASAALQEMHLAFRLFQPFHHVPKVTVFGSARTAEDDPLYLQARDVASALADDGWMVVTGAGPGIMQAAAEGAGSKMSLGVSIRLPFEERANTIVAESTQVVSMKYFFTRKLMLIKESRGFICLPGGFGTMDEMFELLTLQQTGKAEPMPIVLLDAPNGTFWGGLKRFVDEHLAPAGVISPHDLDRVLITDSVEEAAASVTGFWRNYDSLRWVGDRLVLRLVHTPTDAEVESLNERFGHMCASGRIERTEPLDVERTAGDVVDLPRLALHLEQRSVGGLYALIRAINELPSAG is encoded by the coding sequence ATGACGGACGCCACGCTGAACGACGACCTGCGCCACGAGCTCACCGCGCTTCTCGACAAGGCTGGCATCCGCGCCGAGCGCGGTCTCGTGGCCAGGCTGCTGCAGACCTCGTTGTCGCTGGGGATGGAGAACACCGACCGTCTCGATCTGAAGATCGCCTCGGCCGCCCTGCAGGAGATGCACCTGGCGTTCCGGCTGTTCCAGCCGTTCCACCACGTGCCCAAGGTCACCGTGTTCGGCTCAGCACGGACCGCTGAGGACGACCCGCTCTACCTGCAGGCCCGAGATGTCGCGTCTGCGCTCGCAGACGACGGCTGGATGGTCGTCACTGGCGCGGGGCCAGGGATCATGCAGGCCGCCGCCGAGGGCGCCGGGTCGAAGATGTCACTCGGCGTCTCGATCCGCCTGCCGTTCGAGGAGCGCGCGAACACGATCGTCGCGGAGAGCACCCAGGTGGTGTCGATGAAGTACTTCTTCACCCGCAAGCTCATGCTCATCAAGGAATCGCGCGGGTTCATCTGCCTTCCGGGCGGGTTCGGCACGATGGACGAGATGTTCGAGCTGCTCACCCTGCAGCAGACCGGCAAGGCCGAGCCGATGCCGATCGTGCTGCTGGATGCCCCGAACGGCACCTTCTGGGGCGGCCTCAAGCGCTTCGTCGACGAGCACCTCGCGCCCGCCGGCGTGATCTCGCCGCACGATCTCGATCGCGTGCTGATCACCGATTCCGTCGAGGAGGCAGCGGCGAGCGTCACCGGATTCTGGCGCAACTACGACTCCCTGCGATGGGTGGGAGATCGACTGGTGCTGCGGCTGGTGCACACGCCGACGGATGCCGAGGTCGAGAGCCTGAACGAGCGCTTCGGACATATGTGCGCGTCCGGCCGCATCGAGCGCACCGAGCCGCTCGATGTCGAGCGAACGGCGGGCGACGTCGTGGACCTGCCCCGTCTGGCGCTTCACCTCGAGCAGCGCAGCGTGGGCGGTCTGTATGCGCTGATCCGCGCGATCAACGAGCTGCCCTCGGCGGGCTGA
- a CDS encoding flavin monoamine oxidase family protein: MERFDTVVVGAGMAGVTCARMLADAGRRVVVLEARDRIGGRMSTDRSAGFPVDLGASWVHGIRGSELWELVRALAIPTIEFTVGSFQVGGRPMEHFDGSGARMDAAAEARWVSDVETVDRSLSALIACSSPGESYLDVTERALDASGLSPERIDEIREFFRHRVEEQCGAWIGDLDAHGLDEDAIDGDEVIFPRGYDELPRRIATGLDVRLEQVVDGIRRVGDGWLVSTGDGSFEGADVVVTVPLGVLQAGAIAFDPPLPDRASESISKLGMGVFNKVFVQFAERFWNEGSYVIRALGESGERWHSWYDVSAVSGIPTLLTFAAGPLGRHLQTLPDAEIVADSVNALRALYGDAIGQPTRSWVTRWGDDPYSRGSYSHLPIGASHHDHDALAGPFADGLRFAGEATWGEEPATVGAAYASGRRSAESVLGHPVDRAAFAAAILDRERSADR; encoded by the coding sequence ATGGAGCGATTCGACACTGTTGTCGTCGGTGCGGGGATGGCGGGCGTGACCTGCGCGCGAATGCTGGCGGATGCCGGCCGGAGGGTCGTGGTGCTGGAGGCCCGTGATCGAATCGGTGGCCGCATGTCGACCGACCGCAGCGCAGGGTTTCCCGTCGACCTCGGGGCGTCATGGGTCCACGGCATCCGGGGTTCGGAGCTGTGGGAGCTGGTGCGGGCGCTCGCGATCCCGACGATCGAGTTCACGGTCGGCAGCTTCCAGGTCGGGGGGCGGCCGATGGAGCACTTCGACGGCTCGGGTGCACGGATGGACGCGGCCGCGGAGGCACGGTGGGTCTCCGATGTGGAGACCGTGGACCGCTCGTTGAGCGCCCTCATCGCCTGCTCCTCTCCCGGCGAGAGCTATCTCGACGTCACGGAGAGAGCGCTGGATGCCTCCGGGCTGAGCCCCGAGCGGATCGACGAGATCCGGGAGTTCTTCCGCCACCGGGTGGAGGAGCAGTGCGGCGCGTGGATCGGCGACCTCGACGCGCACGGCCTGGACGAGGATGCCATCGACGGGGACGAGGTGATCTTTCCGCGGGGCTATGACGAACTGCCTCGGCGGATCGCCACTGGCCTGGATGTGCGGCTCGAACAGGTGGTCGATGGCATTCGCCGCGTCGGCGACGGCTGGCTCGTGAGCACGGGCGATGGCTCGTTCGAGGGCGCGGACGTCGTCGTCACGGTTCCGCTCGGGGTCCTGCAGGCGGGAGCCATCGCCTTCGATCCTCCGCTGCCCGACCGGGCGTCCGAGAGCATCTCGAAGCTCGGGATGGGCGTGTTCAACAAAGTGTTCGTGCAGTTCGCCGAGCGATTCTGGAACGAGGGCTCATACGTGATCCGCGCTCTGGGCGAGTCTGGTGAACGGTGGCACTCCTGGTACGACGTGTCCGCGGTCAGCGGTATCCCGACTCTGCTCACTTTCGCCGCCGGTCCGCTGGGGCGTCACCTTCAGACCCTCCCGGATGCCGAGATCGTGGCCGACTCCGTGAACGCGCTCCGCGCACTGTACGGTGATGCGATCGGACAGCCCACGAGATCGTGGGTGACGCGATGGGGCGACGACCCGTACTCCCGTGGTTCGTACTCCCACCTGCCGATCGGCGCCTCGCATCACGATCATGACGCGCTCGCGGGACCGTTCGCAGACGGGCTGCGCTTCGCGGGCGAGGCGACATGGGGCGAGGAACCCGCGACGGTCGGCGCCGCCTACGCCTCCGGCCGCCGCTCTGCCGAGAGCGTCCTCGGGCATCCCGTCGATCGAGCGGCTTTCGCCGCCGCGATCCTCGACAGGGAGCGATCCGCCGACCGCTGA